The window CGGGCTTGTCGAGCAGCGCGGATGGAACGAAGGCCTTGCCGACGTCGTGCAGCAGCGCGGCACGGGTCAGCCGGCGCTGGTCGTCCTCGCGCATGCCGAGATGCTGGGCGAAGGAGACCGCAAATCCGGTCACGAACAGGCAGTGGCGGTAGCTGCCGACATGGTGGCAGCCGACCGTGGTGAGCCACTCGCGCAGCGAGGAATGCTTGATCGCCTTCAGGATCTTGCTCTCGGCAGCGATGACGTCGTCGAAGGTCAGCGGCACCCCGAGCGGCAGCTTCTCGAACATCTTCTTCAGCACCGCATGCGCGGCCTCGACGCCGCGATTGAGCGTCTTGCCGCGATCGGTGGCGTCGTAGACGGCGGTGTCGGGGAAGGCCGCACGGATGCGCTGCAGGATGTCCTCGGGCTGAAGCGGCCGCGAGATGGTGTCGGTGGCGCCCAAGGCCCAGGCCTGCATGGTGCCGTGATGCAGGGCGTCGGCAAGCACGAACAGACGAGGCATCGCGCGATAGGCATCGCCACGCAGCTTGTTGCGCACCCGCTGCACGCTGTCGGGCGAACGCAGATTGATGTCGACCACGAGACCGGAGAGATCGCGCGAGGGCTGCTCGGGGAGCTCCTGCGTCGTCACTGTCGCGACGTCGCCGACCGCCCTGAGGATGCTGGCAAGCTCGCTGCTCTCGTCGCTCCGGTCGGAGGCGAGCAGGAGCCGGCGTTTGGCGGCTGGTTTGGCTGAGGCGTTCATGGCTTCCCCAAGAGCACGGGCGTGTTTCGGGCCAAAGCCTAAGCCGGATCAGGTTCTCCGGCCCTTAAGAGGCGTGCTCAATGGAACCCTGCGGAATCAGTGACAATTTTACGGAGTTCGCCTCTCCGGGCGGTTCCAATCAAAAACCTCGAAAACAACCCCATGCACAGTAGAATGGTCATTGATAACAAAGGGAAATTTTGGGCACGGCCCCGCCCCACCCACTGCCGTCATCGCCCGGCTTGACCGGGCGATCCAGTACTCCGAGACGGCGCGGCTAGAACCGAGAAGCCGCGGCGTACTGGATGCCCCGCTTTCGCGGAGCATGACAGCGAATATGCGGATGCGGTGTATCACGCTCAAACGAATCCGCCGGGGGCTGCCCCCCGGCGGATCAGGTCAGATCAACAATCGCAACCAGCCTTACGCCTTCATCGCGCTCTTCACGGCCTCCGCCGTGATCGGCAGGGCCCGGACGCGGGCGCCGGAGGCGTTGAAGATGGCATTGCCGATGGCGGGGGCAATCACTGTCACCGCGGGTTCGCCGACGCCGGTGGCCTTCTCGCCATTGGCGATCACGGCGATCGCGACCTCGGGCACCTGGCTCATGCGCAAGGGCGTGTAGCTGTCGAAATTGGTCTGCTCGATGCCACCGTCCTTCAGCGTCGCCTTCTCGTACATTGCCAGCGACAGGCCCCACAGCGCCGCACCCTCGACCTGGGCGCGGATGTTGTCGGGATGCACCTGCGTGCCGACGTCAGTGGCGACCGTGAGCTTCTTCACGGTCACGTTGCCCGACGGCGCGACGGCGACGTGGGCGACGCAGGCCGTCCAGCTTGCAGTCGCACGTTCCTGCGACGAGACGCAGGCCACGCCCATGCCCTCACCTGTCGGCAGCTTCCTGGTGCCGTAGCCGGCAAGGCCCATCGCGGCGAGCAGTGTGTTGCGCAGCCGCTGCGCGCCGCCGTCGTTCTTGCCGGCGCCGTCGAGCAGCGAGATGCGGAACTGGGCGGGGTCCTTGCCCGCCGCAGCCGCGATCTCGTCGATCATGCTTTCGACCGCCCAGAAGGTCCAACCCGGCGCGACCGAGCGGAGCTGGCCGGACGGCGTGGCGTTGTGCGCCATCTCGTTCTTGATCGCGCGCACATGATGGTTGGGCACGGTGTAGAAGAAGTCGGCCCCGTTCACAGTGAAGGAGTCGAGTGGACCCTTCTTGTCCACCGATGGCGTCAGGAAATCAGGGATTCCCCAGCGCGCAGTCGGCCAGGCCGAAACCACGTCGTGGCTGAGCGCGACGAGCTTGCCGTCGCCGTCCACGCCCGCCTTCACTTTTTGGTAGGTGAGCGGACGCGAGAAATCCATCGTCATGTCGTTCTCGCGCGTATAGATCACCTTCACCGGCTTGCCGATGGCCTTCGCCGCCTGCACCGCCGGAATCATCATGTCGGCATCGAGCCTGCGGCCAAAGCCGCCGCCGAGCCACATCTGATGCATGACGACGAATTTTGGATCGATCCCAGCCGCGCCCGCCGCGATCGCGCCGGAGCGCGTCGCGAACTGGTTGCCGGAATAGATGTGCAGGATCTCGCCCTTGAACTCCGCCGTGGCGTTCATTGGCTCCATCGGCGCATGGATGTTGATGCTGGTGGTGTACTCCGCCTCGAGCACCTTGGCCGCCGTGCCGAACGCCGCCGCGGGATCGCCGTCCTTGACGAAGAACTGGCCGGAATCCTCCTGCTTCTGAAGCCGCATGGCCTCGTCGAGCAGCGACTGGCTCGACACTTTCGCGTTCGGACCGCCGTCATAGGCGATCTTGAGCGCCTGCGCCGCCTTCTTGGCATTGGCATAGGTGCCGGCGACCGCGACGACCCAGCCCGAGGTCGTTCCGGTCTTGTCGTCGAGGGTGACGGCCTTGATGAAGCCCGGCACTTTCTTGGCGGCGCTGTCGTCGACCGACTTGACCGTGGCGCCGAAGCGCACCGGCGGTGTCACCACCGCGCCATAGGCCATGCCCGGAATCATCACGTCGATGCCGTATTTGGCCGTGCCATTGGTCTTGGAGGGGATGTCGAGTTGCGGCACCGACACGCCGATCATGGTGTATTGATCCGGCGTCTTCAGCTTGATCGCCTTGAGCTCGTCCGGCGTAAAAGTTTTGGTCGCCTTGCCGCTCTTGACGATGTCGGCGAACGACATCGATTTCTTCGACTTCGGATGCGAGACCATGGAGTCGCGCACCACCAGCTCGTCCTTGAAGTAAGGCGGCAGGCCCATGGCGGCTGCGGCCGCTTCCGTCAGCGCGATGCGGCCCGCGGCGCCGGCCCGGCTCATGGCCTCGAAGTTCATCATGGTCGACCAGCTTCCGCCGGTGATCTGCGCGCCGAGCACGGGATCGTTGAACTTCGGATCGTTGGAGGCAAGCTGCACGCGCATGTCGCTCCATTTGGCCCCTAACTCTTCGGCCACGATCTGCGCCATGGTGGAGGCGATGTGCTGGCCCATGTCGGCCTTGCCGCAGGTGACGGTGACGAGACCATCGGGCGCGATCGCGTACCAGACACTGGGCTCGAAGTTCTGGGGCGCCGCGAGCGCCTCACCGATGCCGGGCACGCCGGCATAACCGAGCACGAGGCCGGTGGCCGCGGTGCCGACCAGGAAGGAGCGGCGGCTGAGATCTGTGGTTTCGGCTGTGACGCTCTTGATGTGGTTATTCATGTGGGCCTCCGCTCGTTGCCGGAGGCGGATGCGGTGCGCATCTCGGTTGCGGCGCGCATGATTGCCTTCTGGATCCGCGAATAGGTCATGCAACGGCAGAGATTGCCGTCCATATGCGCCACGACCTCTTCCTTGGTCGGGTTGGGATTTTTCGCCAGCAGCGACGCGGCCTGCATGATCTGCCCGGACTGGCAGTAGCCGCATTGCGGAACCTGCTCGGCGATCCACGCCTTCTGCAAGGGATGGTCGCCCTTGGCGGCGAGGCCTTCGATCGTGGTGATCTTCTTGCCGGCGACATCGCCGACCATGGTCTGGCACGAGCGCACGGCTTCGCCGTTGACGTGCACGGTGCAGGCCCCGCAAAGCCCGGCACCGCAGCCGAACTTGGTGCCGGTCATCTGCAATTGCTCGCGGATCGCCCAGAGGAGCGGCGTGTCGTTCGCCGCATCCACGGACATACTCCGCCCGTTGATGGTGAGAGTTGGCATAGGCGTCTTCCCCTGCCGGTGCATGAAGCCGCTTACGGCGGCAACTTGTGTTGACGGACGCCCACCGGGCCGGCGCCAGCCTTGATCGCAAGAATGATCGCGTTCAGGCGCGGAGGCAAATGCAATTTGGAATCGATCGAACAAACGCGGCGCGCGTATCTTGTGCGTTGCGAGAACAGCAATCATGCAGCGACTGGACGCAACAGAGTGCACGCCAAACATGCAGGCCATCGCGGCACGGCGGTTTCCTCCGAGTAACCCGGCGCGCTAGGATGGGTGAAGAAACGAGATAACAAGAGGCATGCAATGGCTGGGATCGATCGGGACGGCGTCAAAATCTACTACGAGGTTCATGGCGAAGGCCCGCCGCTGCTGCTGACCCACGGCTACTCATCGACCTCGGCGATGTGGCATGGGCAGGTCGATGCGCTCGCGAAGGACCACAAGCTGATCCTGTGGGACATGCGCGGTCACGGCCAGTCCGACTATCCCGACGATCCCGCCGCCTACAGCGAAGCGCTCACGGTCGGCGACATGGCGGCGATCCTCGATGTGGTCGGCACTGAGCGCGCCATCATCGGCGGGCTGTCGCTCGGCGGCTACATGTCGCTGGCCTTCGCTCGCGCGCATCCAAAGCGCGTCCGCGCGCTGCTGATCATCGACACCGGCCCGGGCTTCAAGGAGGACGACGCACGCGAGGCCTGGAATGCGCGGGCGCTCGCCACTGCCGACAAGTTCGACCGCGAAGGGCTCGACGTGCTGAAGGCGGCGACGCGCGAGCGCGCCACCGCGAACCACCGCAATGCCAGGGGATTGGCGCTCGCCGCACGCGGCATGCTGACCCAGCGCGATGCGAAGGTGATCGAGCTGCTGCCGGAGATCAAGGTGCCTAGCCTGATCGTGGTCGGCGCCGACGACACGCCGTTCCTCGCCGCGTCGGACTACATGGCCGCGAAAATTCCCGGCGCGGAAAAGGTCGTGATCCCCGCCGCCGGACATGCCGTCAACATCGACCAGCCGCAGGCTTTTGTTGACGCGGTGCTGCCTTTCCTGAAGAACTTGCCGGAATAGGACGATCGGACGGGAACAGTGGCAATGAAGCGAGCGATGTTGGCTGCGGGCGCGGTGTTGCTGTCGATGTCTGCGCAAGCCGAGCAGTTCGGCGGGACACCACCCCGCGTGCCCTTCGTCGCGACCTTGTCGAACAACACGCCGCTCGCCTTCGGCATGGATGCCGGGCAGACCGCGCGGGCGCTGGGGCAACCGCTGCAATATGTGCGCGGGCGTCCCGGCAACGAGATCTATCTCGCGCTTCGCAACATCGGCGGCAGCGGACTGATCCCCTACCGTCACCGCCTGTTCCTGCAGTTCCGTCATGGCCGGCTGGCGGGATGGAAGGAGGACTATGGCGAGAACTGGATGTGGGAGTGATTGCCCCTCCTCATGGTGAGGAGGCGCGAAGCACCGTCTCGAACCATGCAGGCCCGGCTGTTGCATCTCGGCCTCTATTCTTCGAGACGCGCGCAAGAGCGCGCTCCTCAGTATGAGGAGAAAGAGTGAATTCGTGACAACCAACAAGGACAACCCGCGTGGGACAAGACATCAAGCTGACGACCTCCGACAATTTCCAGCTCAGTGCCTATCGCGCTGATCCCGCGGGCACGGCGAAGGGCGCGGTGGTGGTGATCCAGGAAATTTTCGGGGTCAACCATCACATCCGCTCGGTCTGCGATCGCCTCGCCGGGGAAGGCTATGTCGCGATCGCCCCGTCGATCTTCGACCGGACCTCGCCGGGTTTCCAGTCCGGCTACACGCCTGACGAGATCGCGGAAGCGCGCAAGTTCGTCGCCAGTCCGGATTGGGACGCGATGCTGCGCGACACCCAGGCGGCGATCGATGCGGTGAAGAGCGTCGGGCCGGTCGGCATCATCGGCTTTTGC of the Bradyrhizobium sp. WSM1417 genome contains:
- a CDS encoding HD-GYP domain-containing protein gives rise to the protein MNASAKPAAKRRLLLASDRSDESSELASILRAVGDVATVTTQELPEQPSRDLSGLVVDINLRSPDSVQRVRNKLRGDAYRAMPRLFVLADALHHGTMQAWALGATDTISRPLQPEDILQRIRAAFPDTAVYDATDRGKTLNRGVEAAHAVLKKMFEKLPLGVPLTFDDVIAAESKILKAIKHSSLREWLTTVGCHHVGSYRHCLFVTGFAVSFAQHLGMREDDQRRLTRAALLHDVGKAFVPSALLDKPGKLTDEEMAEVRQHPRRGYDALAAQGGFPPEMLDVVLHHHEFLDGSGYPNNLSSNQISDIVRVTTIVDIYAALVEKRAYRMPFTHSRAFTMMEGMGGKLDQQLLQAFRPVALGSF
- a CDS encoding molybdopterin cofactor-binding domain-containing protein gives rise to the protein MNNHIKSVTAETTDLSRRSFLVGTAATGLVLGYAGVPGIGEALAAPQNFEPSVWYAIAPDGLVTVTCGKADMGQHIASTMAQIVAEELGAKWSDMRVQLASNDPKFNDPVLGAQITGGSWSTMMNFEAMSRAGAAGRIALTEAAAAAMGLPPYFKDELVVRDSMVSHPKSKKSMSFADIVKSGKATKTFTPDELKAIKLKTPDQYTMIGVSVPQLDIPSKTNGTAKYGIDVMIPGMAYGAVVTPPVRFGATVKSVDDSAAKKVPGFIKAVTLDDKTGTTSGWVVAVAGTYANAKKAAQALKIAYDGGPNAKVSSQSLLDEAMRLQKQEDSGQFFVKDGDPAAAFGTAAKVLEAEYTTSINIHAPMEPMNATAEFKGEILHIYSGNQFATRSGAIAAGAAGIDPKFVVMHQMWLGGGFGRRLDADMMIPAVQAAKAIGKPVKVIYTRENDMTMDFSRPLTYQKVKAGVDGDGKLVALSHDVVSAWPTARWGIPDFLTPSVDKKGPLDSFTVNGADFFYTVPNHHVRAIKNEMAHNATPSGQLRSVAPGWTFWAVESMIDEIAAAAGKDPAQFRISLLDGAGKNDGGAQRLRNTLLAAMGLAGYGTRKLPTGEGMGVACVSSQERATASWTACVAHVAVAPSGNVTVKKLTVATDVGTQVHPDNIRAQVEGAALWGLSLAMYEKATLKDGGIEQTNFDSYTPLRMSQVPEVAIAVIANGEKATGVGEPAVTVIAPAIGNAIFNASGARVRALPITAEAVKSAMKA
- a CDS encoding (2Fe-2S)-binding protein, translated to MPTLTINGRSMSVDAANDTPLLWAIREQLQMTGTKFGCGAGLCGACTVHVNGEAVRSCQTMVGDVAGKKITTIEGLAAKGDHPLQKAWIAEQVPQCGYCQSGQIMQAASLLAKNPNPTKEEVVAHMDGNLCRCMTYSRIQKAIMRAATEMRTASASGNERRPT
- a CDS encoding alpha/beta fold hydrolase, with translation MAGIDRDGVKIYYEVHGEGPPLLLTHGYSSTSAMWHGQVDALAKDHKLILWDMRGHGQSDYPDDPAAYSEALTVGDMAAILDVVGTERAIIGGLSLGGYMSLAFARAHPKRVRALLIIDTGPGFKEDDAREAWNARALATADKFDREGLDVLKAATRERATANHRNARGLALAARGMLTQRDAKVIELLPEIKVPSLIVVGADDTPFLAASDYMAAKIPGAEKVVIPAAGHAVNIDQPQAFVDAVLPFLKNLPE
- a CDS encoding dienelactone hydrolase family protein, with amino-acid sequence MGQDIKLTTSDNFQLSAYRADPAGTAKGAVVVIQEIFGVNHHIRSVCDRLAGEGYVAIAPSIFDRTSPGFQSGYTPDEIAEARKFVASPDWDAMLRDTQAAIDAVKSVGPVGIIGFCLGGSVAFVAATRLSGLKAAIGYYGGAVVRFADETPKVPTQLHFGEKDAGIPLTDVETIKTKRPDVEVFVYPGAQHGFHCDERASYDKASADVAWPRSMGFFARHLK